Proteins encoded in a region of the Anopheles aquasalis chromosome 2, idAnoAquaMG_Q_19, whole genome shotgun sequence genome:
- the LOC126580890 gene encoding proteasome subunit beta type-6, with the protein MDSDCSNDWRNAHHSTGTTIMAVEFDGGVVIGADSRTSTGTYVANRVTDKLTKLTDKIYCCRSGSAADTQAIADIVAYSLDYHENQTGEEPLVEDAANEFRKYCYEYRSSLVAGIIVAGWDRKHGGQVYSIPLGGMQIRQSVTIGGSGSSYIYGFVKENYREGMARDECVEFVKKAVFHAMYHDGSSGGVCRIGIITKDGVERQVFFAPRDYENVPPRAAVGPSVSVQA; encoded by the exons ATGGACTCGGATTGCTCAAACGACTGGCGTAATGCCCACCACAGCACTGGT ACCACGATCATGGCTGTGGAGTTCGATGGAGGCGTTGTGATTGGAGCTGACTCGCGTACCAGTACGGGCACTTATGTGGCGAACCGTGTCACCGATAAGCTGACCAAGCTGACGGACAAAATCTACTGCTGCCGTTCCGGATCGGCCGCCGATACTCAGGCAATCGCTGACATCGTTGCCTACTCGCTCGACTACCATGA GAATCAAACGGGAGAGGAACCGTTGGTGGAGGACGCCGCGAACGAGTTCCGGAAGTATTGTTACGAGTATCGCAGTTCGCTCGTAGCGGGTATTATCGTGGCCGGCTGGGACCGGAAGCACGGCGGCCAGGTGTATTCCATTCCCCTAGGAGGCATGCAAATCCGCCAGAGCGTCACGATTGGTGGTTCCGGCAGTTCGTACATTTACGGCTTCGTGAAGGAGAATTATCGCGAAGGTATGGCCCGCGACGAGTGTGTCGAGTTCGTGAAGAAGGCGGTGTTCCATGCGATGTACCACGATGGTAGCTCCGGAGGCGTCTGCCGTATTGGAATCATCACGAAGGATGGTGTCGAGCGGCAGGTGTTCTTCGCACCTCGGGACTACGAGAATGTTCCACCACGTGCCGCTGTCGGACCGAGTGTCTCGGTTCAGGCTTAA
- the LOC126580798 gene encoding prolactin regulatory element-binding protein, translating into MANTRKPSDGLLARVNFPLYSIGMLTSRHVLVAGGGGASKTGVANGFEIYEIYHDGEKYVADEVLRHETGPTVVMNCAVKTDEKRTLLMAGQESHCQMYLVNTIIDYGDQTGSSPTAGKPDLSAEGLRKRRSISQQRPNQHPTATEGEQAGKKVPAEETGVPRKQIRFDIKTADSVQTDFTESEALQRVVRISPNGRFMATGGMDGHLRVWSFPKLTCTSDIGAHTKEIDDLDFSPDSKHIVSIAKDGLGIIWSVGSEKEVRKLTWNPPANCRYLLKRCRYGVIEGQKDRCRLFTLANPFAKSGKAKGLLQQWDPEAGRLTGVVEIDESLAALAVRDDGRFVAIGTMFSGSVSIYIAFSLQRVLHIPNAHAMFVTGLEFLPVTNFDGPSITGDTEAAVLSISVDNRVCIHSLPYRHSLPAWVAIFAIIMILFLTFCFCSYVGL; encoded by the exons ATGGCCAACACCAGGAAACCCTCCGATGGTCTGCTGGCGCGTGTCAACTTCCCGCTCTACTCGATCGGTATGCTCACCAGCCGCCACGTTCTCGTTGCGGGAGGTGGCGGAGCCTCGAAAACGGGAGTAGCAAACGGATTT GAAATCTATGAAATCTACCACGATGGCGAGAAGTACGTGGCCGATGAGGTCCTGCGACACGAGACGGGACCCACGGTTGTGATGAACTGTGCCGTGAAAACGGACGAAAAACGCACTTTATTGATGGCCGGCCAGGAAAGTCACTGCCAAATGTACCTCGTTAACACGATCATCGATTATGGCGACCAGACGGGCTCATCACCGACTGCAGGGAAGCCTGATCTTTCCGCCGAAGGGCTGCGCAAGAGGCGCAGCATCTCTCAGCAACGCCCGAACCAACACCCAACAGCGACGGAGGGAGAGCAAGCGGGCAAAAAGGTACCGGCGGAAGAGACCGGAGTTCCTCGCAAACAAATTCGCTTCGATATCAAAACGGCCGACTCGGTACAGACGGATTTCACCGAGTCGGAGGCGCTGCAACGTGTGGTACGCATCAGTCCCAACGGACGGTTTATGGCCACGGGTGGCATGGATGGCCACTTGCGCGTTTGGAGCTTTCCGAAGTTAACGTGCACCTCCGACATCGGAGCGCACACGAAGGAGATCGACGATCTGGACTTCAGCCCAGACAGCAAGCATATCGTTTCGATCGCCAAGGATGGGCTCGGTATCATTTGGTCCGTTGGAAGCGAGAAGGAAGTACGGAAGCTCACCTGGAATCCACCGGCCAATTGCCGTTACCTGTTGAAACGCTGCCGCTATGGAGTGATCGAGGGTCAGAAGGATCGCTGCCGGTTATTCACACTGGCCAACCCGTTTGCCAAGTCCGGCAAGGCCAAAGGATTGCTGCAACAGTGGGACCCGGAAGCGGGCCGGTTAACAGGGGTCGTCGAGATTGACGAATCGCTTGCTGCACTGGCCGTGCGAGACGATGGACGCTTCGTAGCGATCGGAACCATGTTCAGTGGTTCGGTTTCGATCTACATTGCCTTCAGTCTACAACGAGTGCTACACATTCCGAATGCTCATGCTATGTTCGTTACTGGGCTTGAGTTCCTGCCGGTGACCAACTTTGATGGACCATCAATCACCGGTGACACGGAAGCAGCCGTCCTGTCAATCTCCGTTGACAATCGCGTTTGCATACACAGCCTACCTTATCGAC ATTCACTGCCTGCATGGGTCGCGATCTTCGCTATCATCATGATCCTCTTTCTGAcattctgcttctgctcgtATGTGGGACTGTGA